A region from the Panicum hallii strain FIL2 chromosome 1, PHallii_v3.1, whole genome shotgun sequence genome encodes:
- the LOC112899538 gene encoding uncharacterized protein At4g37920 isoform X2, translating to MGYTMTEICDKFIEFFMHKKPETKDWRKVLVFREEWQRYKKHFYKRCQVRIDMETDSSLKQKLVVLARKVKKIDDEIEKHMELFTELRDNPADINAIVARRRKDFTGEFFRHLNFLVNAYNGLDERDGVARLGAKCLSAIHAYDCTLEQLDIESAQTKFDDILNSSSLEDACDKIKSLAKAKELDSSLILLINRAWAAAKDSTTMKDKVKDIMYNIYTTTKESLKSISPPEMKLIKYLLNIEDPEERFGALATAFSPGDEREAKDEDALYTTPNELHKWIKMMLDSYHLNKEETDFMDARKMSDPVIIQRLSLLKETIEEEYMKQYIHPDEPDSMDDEESED from the exons ATGGGGTACACCATGACTGAAATCTGTGACAAGTTCATTGAGTTCTTCATGCACAAGAAGCCAGAAACAAAGGACTGGAGAAAAGTATTGGTGTTTAGAGAGGAGTGGCAAAGGTATAAAAAACACTTCTACAAGCGTTGTCAAGTGCGCATAGATATGGAAACTGATTCTTCATTGAAGCAGAAATTGGTTGTACTTGCTAGAAAAGTCAAGAAG ATCGATGATGAAATAGAGAAGCACATGGAACTCTTCACTGAGCTCAGAGATAATCCAGCTGATATTAACGCTATTGTTGCGAGACGACGAAAGGATTTCACTGGGGAGTTCTTCCGCCATCTTAATTTCCTTGTGAATGCTTATAATGGCCTTGATGAGAGAGATG GAGTTGCCAGGCTTGGGGCTAAATGTCTATCTGCAATCCATGCGTACGATTGCACACTGGAACAGTTGGACATTGAATCTGCTCAGACAAAGTTCGACGACATACTGAATTCTTCTTCACTAGAGGATGCCTGTGACAAGATCAAGAGCTTAGCTAAGGCTAAAGAACTTGATTCATCATTAATTCTTCTTATTAACAGAGCTTGGGCTGCCGCAAAAGACTCTACGACTATGAAGGATAAG GTCAAGGACATAATGTATAATATTTATACAACTACAAAGGAAAGCCTCAAGAGCATCTCACCTCCAGAAATGAAGCTTATTAAGTATCTGCTGAATATTGAAGATCCTGAAGAGAGATTTGGTGCTCTTGCAACTGCTTTCTCTCCAGGAGATGAGCGTGAAGCCAAGGACGAAGATGCTCTTTACAC AACTCCCAACGAACTCCACAAATGGATCAAAATGATGCTCGATTCGTACCATCTCAACAAGGAGGAGACGGATTTTATGGATGCGAGGAAGATGAGCGACCCGGTAATCATCCAGAGATTAAGTTTGCTCAAAGAGACGATTGAGGAAGAATACATGAAGCAGTATATACATCCCGACGAGCCGGATTCCATGGACGACGAAGAATCGGAAGACTGA
- the LOC112899538 gene encoding uncharacterized protein At4g37920 isoform X1, giving the protein MTPPHRFHPQSYHSTVPSSQLRLRSLLPPLSRLAPPRWPASQSQPTPLLPMATNHCVLLCRAPRPTPTPTAAALSRSLSSSAAAASPSIATATSRRGRLAAPPPPRCVATPTTAKAEDQTEPEVAMGYTMTEICDKFIEFFMHKKPETKDWRKVLVFREEWQRYKKHFYKRCQVRIDMETDSSLKQKLVVLARKVKKIDDEIEKHMELFTELRDNPADINAIVARRRKDFTGEFFRHLNFLVNAYNGLDERDGVARLGAKCLSAIHAYDCTLEQLDIESAQTKFDDILNSSSLEDACDKIKSLAKAKELDSSLILLINRAWAAAKDSTTMKDKVKDIMYNIYTTTKESLKSISPPEMKLIKYLLNIEDPEERFGALATAFSPGDEREAKDEDALYTTPNELHKWIKMMLDSYHLNKEETDFMDARKMSDPVIIQRLSLLKETIEEEYMKQYIHPDEPDSMDDEESED; this is encoded by the exons ATGACCCCACCCCATCGCTTCCATCCCCAATCTTACCATTCTACCGTACCGTCCTCGCAGCTCCGGTTGCGCTCGCTCTTGCCACCGCTCTcccgcctcgcgccgccgcggtggccagcCAGCCAGAGCCAGCCGACGCCCCTCTTGCCGATGGCGACGAATCATTGCGTTCTCCTCTGCCGCGCTCCCCGCCCCACGCCGACGCCTACGGCGGCGGCCCTCTCGCGGTCTCTCTCTTCatccgctgccgccgcctccccatccattgccacggcgacgagccgccgcggccgtctcgccgcaccaccaccaccac GCTGTGTAGCTACTCCAACTACTGCTAAAGCAGAAGACCAAACTGAGCCCGAAGTTGCAATGGGGTACACCATGACTGAAATCTGTGACAAGTTCATTGAGTTCTTCATGCACAAGAAGCCAGAAACAAAGGACTGGAGAAAAGTATTGGTGTTTAGAGAGGAGTGGCAAAGGTATAAAAAACACTTCTACAAGCGTTGTCAAGTGCGCATAGATATGGAAACTGATTCTTCATTGAAGCAGAAATTGGTTGTACTTGCTAGAAAAGTCAAGAAG ATCGATGATGAAATAGAGAAGCACATGGAACTCTTCACTGAGCTCAGAGATAATCCAGCTGATATTAACGCTATTGTTGCGAGACGACGAAAGGATTTCACTGGGGAGTTCTTCCGCCATCTTAATTTCCTTGTGAATGCTTATAATGGCCTTGATGAGAGAGATG GAGTTGCCAGGCTTGGGGCTAAATGTCTATCTGCAATCCATGCGTACGATTGCACACTGGAACAGTTGGACATTGAATCTGCTCAGACAAAGTTCGACGACATACTGAATTCTTCTTCACTAGAGGATGCCTGTGACAAGATCAAGAGCTTAGCTAAGGCTAAAGAACTTGATTCATCATTAATTCTTCTTATTAACAGAGCTTGGGCTGCCGCAAAAGACTCTACGACTATGAAGGATAAG GTCAAGGACATAATGTATAATATTTATACAACTACAAAGGAAAGCCTCAAGAGCATCTCACCTCCAGAAATGAAGCTTATTAAGTATCTGCTGAATATTGAAGATCCTGAAGAGAGATTTGGTGCTCTTGCAACTGCTTTCTCTCCAGGAGATGAGCGTGAAGCCAAGGACGAAGATGCTCTTTACAC AACTCCCAACGAACTCCACAAATGGATCAAAATGATGCTCGATTCGTACCATCTCAACAAGGAGGAGACGGATTTTATGGATGCGAGGAAGATGAGCGACCCGGTAATCATCCAGAGATTAAGTTTGCTCAAAGAGACGATTGAGGAAGAATACATGAAGCAGTATATACATCCCGACGAGCCGGATTCCATGGACGACGAAGAATCGGAAGACTGA